The Pangasianodon hypophthalmus isolate fPanHyp1 chromosome 20, fPanHyp1.pri, whole genome shotgun sequence genomic sequence CTCATTTGGAACCTGCGACTCAACAAGCACTAGGCGAGTAGGTAAGAAAATTGATGTGGTATGAAGGTCTTTATAGCAAATTCTATGTCATTGTGACTTCATGACTTTGTTGAAGGGCTTGTCATACATACGCACAAGCACTAGAGGAGATCCAGATTGCAGATACTATCATGTTGTAgcgttatttaaaaaatgcacaaaagaaTGGAAACCCCTTATCATATTCCCAGgaaatccccccccccccatgcATCCTGAGTGATAGGATAACAAGTGGGCAGCAGAGACACATAgccgttcacacctggcattatgaaTGTGTCTCCAATGACCACTTGTCATCGGATTTCATACATCATTTCCACTGGTGAAAGGCTTTCACtcacatttattacatcagtCTACCACTtttattttcaggcagaaatgtcccACGAATCCTATCTCATGTACCGTTACACACTGTTTCAAATGTTTAATCATGTGGTCTGCTAACACaacttataaatgaatgagagatgagaCCAAGAATGAAGCTttgaaaagcagctgctttcgtCTCTGCTGTTATAGCGTGATCTTTATCCATTAGCCTTGAGGTGGAGAGCTCTACCATTCAGCACGATTTTCACAATCTTGCAGtgattacatattttccagCTAGGGCAATGATGATTAGTCTATTATTTAGTCCTTTGTTGCTGTCTGGGATGCATCGAGAcgcattcacattcacactacaaatgtaaTGTGGCTATATGTGTTCCAGACCACCGCTgaatgtggtttgagtgatTGGATCACAGTGCGACACATTTAACCCCATTCACACATGTTTTTAgtgctgtccacttgtgatcttATCACCCAGGACGCATGtaaatgccaggtgtgaacggggCCACAGTCACAGctctaaaatatataaatatgaaattcaGATTGGTTTTGTTATTTGTCCAGTACGTAACCAAATGCACCAAAAATATTGGCCAATAAATACGGTCATTGTGAAATTGAAGGGACATCACATTTTGCTGTGATATATAGCAAAccagtaatataattttttatgtaaatatttgtcCATACCACCCACTACTAAATATCAGTCAAAGCCCCACTAGTTGTCCTTTATTGTATTAAGAAGTACATGTTGTCTAACAACAGCAGGCATTGGCCTCAGGCTGGAAGCTCCAAAAGGATAATGCTGTCAAGAAGCATGAAACATTTAGTCAAGCTAAAAATATGAACTAAATCACTCATTCaccaatatttttatattataatatgatTAAAGTGCCCATGAAATGGCTCATGAGCcatgatttgattctgtatgttgacAAAGTTCCTTTTGAAACAGCAACTGAGGGAGTAAATATGTTGAAGGGCTTATttccacaacagccaatagTGTTTGAAATGTTCCACACTTCCTGCCAAATCTAAATATACTCAACAGTGGATTAGCAAACCAGCTAAATAAGAGCCCAAAAGTTTAAATAGAGGTTGTTTTCAACTGTTTATGATTTCTCTCTTCCAATTTGCCCATTACGACTTTGTCTGGTATCTGTTTGGCCTGCATCGGTTATTTACGTCTTCCCTGCAGCGGTAAGAGCAGAAGGCTACctaagggagagagagagaaaagactgCCATTTAACACAAGATAGTAATATAAAAACTGTATCTAGAAAAAAGCTTTCTGGACagctcaatctctctctctctctctctctctctctctcacacacacacacacacacacacacacacacataaacgtGCCTCAATATGTCCAAATGCTCGCTTGCTCACCCgaagatcaacattttggagGGGGAATGAGCGCAGTcaccaacacacaaacacacacacacacacacacacagatggataCCAACCATCTTTTAAACATACAAGGGATTGTTTGGATGGAGAATAACATGCAGGATGCTGCACTACCACAACTACAAAAATGACCCATgtagctgctactgtagagtgACTTGCCCTGCCCAGTTTGTTTACAGGAGcaggacatactgtatttattcttgatatattatgaatatatgttAGCATGCTCTGTGCTGACCTCGTGATATCTTTTGTTCTTCCTCTGTTCTGATAAACATGTTTAGAGTATGTACACTCTGTGAAACACGTCAACCGCCACTTCTGTTTTCTGCTGATGCCTTTGTCTCTGCAGATATTGCACCCTTTGTTCTGTATAAATACTCCCTGTCTGCCTCAATAAACTTTGAAGAGCTTTGCTACTCGAACACTGACTTTGTGTGGTTCTTTTGGCACTCTCTTCCCTGATATCAGCTCAGAAGCAGGGGCAGAATCGCGACTCATACTTCTTCTCTGAATCCGAGTGAAACAAAATTCTGACAGTTCTAGAGAACATCTCATTGGACACTAAACTGACAACGTATATTCAtcctccactttattaggaatatctGTACACTTGCACGTTTATTCAGCTATCcaagcagccaatcatgtggcagcagtacaatgcataaaatcatgcatatattggtcaagagcttcagttaatgttcacatcaaacagaatgggaaaaaagtatgatctctgtgactttaaccatggcatggttgttggtgccagatgggctggtttgagtatttcagaaactgctgatctactgggaatttcacacacactagtctctagaatttaaacagaatggtgcaaaaaacaaaaaacactgagtgagagaTAGTTCTGTgcatggaaacaccttgttgataagagaggttaGAAGAAAatagccagattggtttgagctgccaggaaggatatagtaactcatacaATCATTCTAAAAATATCTcggcatgcacaaaacattgaccTTACAAGAGTTGGTggttgggctacaacagcagaaaaccatactgggttccactcctgtcagcccagaacaggaatctgtggctatcatgggcacaggctcacccaaactgggcagttgaagattgggggaaaaaatcacctggtctttttccagtcttcaactgaccagtttgggtgagcctgtgcccatgatagcctcagattcttgttcttggctaacaggagtggaacccaatgtggtcttctgttgttacAGCCCAACCACCTTGAGGTTTGATTTGTTGTGATTTATGAGATggtttttctgctcactatggttgtaaagagtgcttatttcagttactatagacttcctgtcagctcagtccagtctggtcattctcctctgatttttctcatcaacaaggtgtttcagcctgcagaccctccactcacaggatgtttttgtttttcacaccattctgtgtaaactctagagactgttgtgtgtgaaaatcccagatcagcagtttcactAATTTgacaccttcttccattgctccatggtctagctctgatgctcacatgcccattgtaataaaaagtgtgttctcgaagttgatgtgttggaagcaggaaaaatgggcaagcataaggagctgagcaactttgacaatggccaaattgtgatgtctagatgactgggtcagagcatctccaaaatggcaagtcttgtggggtgttcctggtatgcagtggttagtacctacaaaaagtggtccaaagaaggacaaccagtgaactggcgacagggtcatgggggccCAAGGCTCATCGATGTGTGTgaggagcaaaggctagcccgtctggtctgatcccacagaagagcacagattgctgaaaaagttaatgttggctatgatagaaaggtgtcagaacacatagTGTATTGCAGCTTGCtgagaactggaccatggaagaaggtccggaagtatttggacaatgacagagtttttgtgatttttgcctttatacaccaccacaatggatttgaaataaaacaatcaagatgtgattaggaattgcagccattttcaacaaagtacctccattttcaggggctcaaaggtatttggacaaagtgacataattgtaaatataaccataattttaatacttggatgaaaattgcagtcaatgactgcctgaagtctggagcccatgttctcgaaactcaaattctgagtttcctccctggagatgctttgccaggccttcactgcaaccaccttcagttgctgcttgtttgtgggtctttctgccttcagtcttgtcttcagtaagtgactTGGCCATTGTAGAatattccacttctttgccttcaaaaagtcttgggttgctttcgcagtatgtttagggtcattatccacctgcactgtgaactGGCGTcgtatcagttttgtagcatttggctgaatgtgagcagagagtatagctctttgcacctcagaattcatcttgctacttctgtcagcagtgacatcatcaataaacaccagtgagcccgttccattagcagccatacatgcccatgccataacactgcctccaccatgtttgacacatgatgtggtatactttggatcatgagcggttcctttctttcgccatacttttctattcccatcattctggtacaagttaatcttggtttcatcagtccaaagaatcttattccagaacataggagacttttttagatgtttctggcaaagtctaatctggctttcctgttcttgagtgttaccagtggtttgcaccttgttgtaaaccctctgtatttacattcatgaaggcatctcttgattgtagattttgacaatgatacgcctatcTTCtgcagagtattcttgacttctgttgatgttgtgaaggggtttttcttcaccaaggaaaggattctgcgatcatccactttagttgtcttccgtggtcttccaggccttttgatgttgttgagctcaccagtgctttctttctttttaggaatgtacccaactgttgatttggccacatctaaggtctctcttatagatttatgttgtttttttcagcctaatgatggcctccttcacttgcattgagatttccttggacttcatattggtagctccagtcaaacagctgccaaatgccaactcaatacctgatatcaactccagaccttttatctgcttcatttgtcttgaagtaccAAGGGAATGGACctcacctggtcaattaacttcttgtcagtcaattgtccaaatacctttgagcccctgaaaatggagatactttgttgaaaatggctgtaattcctaaatggtaaatgccatatttttgtggagccTCTtataataaagctgaaagtctacacttcgatcacatcttaaattgttttatttcaaatccattgtagtggtgtataaaagcaaaatcacaaaaacataaatacttccggacctgactgtatatacataggtgtgtgtgattgagtccaaGTGTGCAAGTCAGGTGATTTTGAATATGGTATTACACATCcaataaaaaaaggaataatcCACATTCTGCTTAAGACATCAACACGTAAGAGCCACTGTGTTCAATTAACTTGAATGTATATCATTTTGTGAGAATACTTTAACTTTAATTATAATTCTCAGCTGTCATGTCACACAAATACACTTTTTCATAAGACTTGTCTTTAAGGAGAGCATTAAAAAATCTCTAAAAGCAGTACTACTGCATTTAATCAAACATAAAATACCACATGAcaaaaacctaaataaataattcacttaAAAGGTCTGTaagtattaaatttaaattccgCTTACATATTAACAAGCAACTGAAAAGTCTTCTCCTGagctataaaaagaaaaatatagtactgtgcaaaagtcttaggcattctattttttttaagtacaaaccttgttatagatttttattttatgacttctacattattgattcagtaaaaaaaaaaacattttagatttccaaacattagttttccagcacaaaattaaatgttacagaaaaatgtttgcgtgtcagtaaagaaagcagcatattacataagagaccacttttcagacaaaaaaaacataatgaaggctgctgggttttgctgtaaaaaatacgaagcaagtgtgacagtcaaagtctccagaagaactgtggctggttctgcaagatgttcagtaacacttacagctaatttccttataaaactgcattaaTTGTActtgagactactttttttttaaagcgaaggatcgtcacaccaaatattgactttgtttcattttttactgtttactgctctttatagtatttttttaattgtagaaacatttaatttcattatttttgaaggcatctttgctctacagcatttctttgcatgtgcctaagacttttgcacagtactgtacatctgCACCATAGTGCAGATTACTAATCAAAAGGTTGTCTAGATGGATTTTATGAGATCATATTTACAAGCACCACTATTATGTGCACATAATATGCACAATAATTTGCACAATTATTGCCATAATTAGATGATGTGCATATGATACTGACATCAGTGACAGATTACGTACTAAGAGGCTGAATCATGAATGAGAGGATGGAAGTGTAAATTTAAGGATAATATTGTGAAAATTTTATATTGGCTAAGGCCCACTAATTGGTAATAGTCCCTAATAAAATGTATGGGGCCTATTTGTGCCGCAGGAGACTTAATGATCAGTtcataaattaattacaaaacatGCAATCTGCTGGaataatattcagtataaagCAACAGatcaacacacaccaaaaatcactaataataattgaaccaaaattatacaaattaagaaaatagttttaattggtgaaaaaaaataataaagtattttttatttttaaaaatgtttatgtacaaaatacaacaaattgtattaataagacaaacaatgTGTTGAAGTAGACTGGTGATGTTTTAGAGGATGCTAAACTGGCAGCTATAAGCTTCCCTTACTTGTTAGTTACACTGGCCTTGCACAATACAAACTTCGGACACCAAACTTGTCTTGGCTGATCTTATCCTGAATCATAACGGAatgatttgtaaataattctttaatttgttttactTATGTATTGTTTTATCTCCTGTTTATATGCGGCATCAGGACAGGACCCAAACTGCTGTCAATCATGTCACAGGTTGCTACAGAATCTGTGTAAAGTTCTTCTCATTACACATAATGTCATCTGCTAGATTGTTATCACACAGAGTAAGCCAGTGTGGTaagccttaaaaaaaacaaattatgaaaatgtcagACTTGTCTTCGCTCAGAGAAGTGAAGGATTCACATGAATGCCCAGACTGGTAGGAGTTTGTGAGGTGTGAGCAGTCTGACAATAcagcaatgaaaacaaatagaTGGCAACATTGCCTTGCAGTTAAGCTAACTTAAGGTCAGCCTACGGTCAGAATTCTTCATCAATTTACCCAGCAATTTGTGCATTTCCGATTtgattattacattaattattaacTTGTCAGTTGATTTGTTAGTTAATTATTGATCAGCACAAATGGGTCACCacaaaatggatgaatgaaggGATACAATACAGTATGCAAAACAGGAAATGTTAATGGTAAGTCTAGTATTTATGGGCAACACTCTAgaccaggggttctcaaacctttATTTAGCCAAGGACCCctttatctgtaaaataaattccacataCCCACTCCacacataatccaactattcaaatattagactcCATATTTTCAAGAACATTTTgcctatttattggagccatagagcattttattcctgaataTTCCACTGATGGATTGTCAGTAGATTCAAGTTcactttaattatattattattattttgttattatttattgaggtttggattaaaccaatCAGTTCAAGTGACCAGATAATGAGGCCAATAACAATGGGAACTCAATAATAGATATAATAACTTTGTGGCAgcttgtgatttccaccactgtatcaaaattaaaaaaaatcccctgaccctactttgagaaccactgctctagACCATCTCAGCAACAGTTATCAGTCCTCAAGTTTGTGTGCCAACCTGCAGAAAGTCCAGTGGTGCTCTACAGTGTTCTCATTGGCCTGCTCGCTCATGTGATGCACACGTGCATTCCTGATGGTGAAACCACACTTACAGACGTACTCCACAAGGTGCACCCTAAGTGCCACCTCCTGCTGGTAGTCGCAAGGTCCAAAGGTGAAATATAGCTGAAAATTGTGGGTGTCCATCATGTGTTTGTTCCAGCGTGTAATGTTGTTGGAGATGCCCTCCAGCAGAATGTAGACTTTGGTGGTGATGGTGACTTGGGTAATAATGACAGCTACCGGATTTGAGTACTTGGACAACCTCAGAATGCTGCAAAGTTCCACAATCTGGTCAAAGGTGTCCTGTGGATAGAGTGGTTTCGTGTCACTTAAACACTGGATTAGAGGCTCTATCTGATAGAAATCCGCTTCTTTGCGTAGAAGCTCTGTCTCTTTGAAGTCATATGGCAGAGTCAGTTCTGAAGTCCTCAGAAAATTCAGGATGTAACGGAACAGTGGGCTATCACGGTCTATGAAGAAGTTTCCCTGGGCATCCAGTGCTGTGGGAAAATCACCGTGAAATATGGCACCCAACATGGAGTCTGGGTAACGCTGAAGAGTAGACAAAGAGGTGGTGTATAAATGAATACCAACATTTAGGGTTACTGGATCTGTCATCTACAAAAAAAGTTACAGGTATCAGTAACTAAAATTATGCTGACAAAAGGACACAGTGGGTTTTACTGTACTATGTCTAGCAATAGTATGTCAACGTGACTGAAGTTATAATTGTGAAGGTCTTTCTCCACTCATCTGAGGCGCTTCATCAGATCTCCTGTTAGTAATTCATGCCTATAACATCataaaactcattcattcagtaattg encodes the following:
- the kctd6a gene encoding BTB/POZ domain-containing protein KCTD6a isoform X1 — translated: MTDPVTLNVGIHLYTTSLSTLQRYPDSMLGAIFHGDFPTALDAQGNFFIDRDSPLFRYILNFLRTSELTLPYDFKETELLRKEADFYQIEPLIQCLSDTKPLYPQDTFDQIVELCSILRLSKYSNPVAVIITQVTITTKVYILLEGISNNITRWNKHMMDTHNFQLYFTFGPCDYQQEVALRVHLVEYVCKCGFTIRNARVHHMSEQANENTVEHHWTFCRLAHKLED
- the kctd6a gene encoding BTB/POZ domain-containing protein KCTD6a isoform X2; the encoded protein is MRYPDSMLGAIFHGDFPTALDAQGNFFIDRDSPLFRYILNFLRTSELTLPYDFKETELLRKEADFYQIEPLIQCLSDTKPLYPQDTFDQIVELCSILRLSKYSNPVAVIITQVTITTKVYILLEGISNNITRWNKHMMDTHNFQLYFTFGPCDYQQEVALRVHLVEYVCKCGFTIRNARVHHMSEQANENTVEHHWTFCRLAHKLED